The region aaacCATTTATTCAGACCACTGGATCTTTGTATGTTCTGAAaggcttttgtattttttgaataatttatgtAATTCGATGTGAGAATTCACCAATAACATTAATTTACcgatgtgtatttttttccttgcatatTTTCATAGGTTGACTACCcaacattttttcccattgtttatgtatgtatccattcattcatttgatttttttggaaGTTACAAGTTAAATGTTTGATGATCTCATTACCATGCATACTTTGAGTAAAACAtgacaaattatcaaaattagtATGAAATATCActacacaataaaattaaatgggtataaaatttttttctctacattgCATATAACAATAGTATTTATATCTAAGGACAATTTGCACTTAGTTTTCTGATACAtagaaattatctaatttttattaaatatttgtcatgAAGTGGGCCCTGTGTAAGATGCTTAcatagattaataaaaataacccacTGGACCTTGTCCTAAAAAGGATtcgatttaaaaaaaataccaaaaatgacCCAAATGTCAAATGATCATGCCTTATCCAGCTTTTGTCTTTGTTTCATAACAGTCTTTGATCTAACTTGAAACTCATATAGCAACTAAAACCAGTTTTGCAAGGCAAATCTTTTCTCTACACATCTTCTTTAGCTGCTTTACAATggacagtaaaaataaatgaatgtaactAACACAATTTTTTATAATAGTGGTGTGATAGATAGTATTTTAGGGGCCAGTAGTTAAACAGGTTGAGATGATCTGTTTCTGCTAAAATTCAAGAAGTACATAAGCGGCAGAATTGATGACATTTTTATGTGTCAAAGGAGATTTGctgttttatcttttagaaaaatctAGCATTCTTAATGTTATTGCTTTAAAGTTgttgataaaatgtattttaggtaTATACTGATAAATGGAGTTCTTAATTATTCATATGGATTCTATAGTAATGTTTTGGCTAATGATATGTTTAGTCTGAAATAAAGTAGAACACACATCAGATTTTGCTACCATACGTTTTAATATTCAGGACACTAAAATGTAATTGGAGTTCAGAATTTATAACACTTTGATATCACCTGTAAGAATTAAGATATTAGTCTGAAATAAATTACTTAGCATTTAGTATCATTGCTTTACTTGGTAATTCATTAATTCACAAAAAGGTATTGTACTATTTACGAAATCTTGTGTGGGGCACTTAAAAATACAACGATCATTAAGGCTAGTGGAGAAAATGAATAAGTGCGTAGCTCTTTATTATGTAAAATAGCAAGTACTGTGTGTGTGCTTCCATAGATCAGAAACTATATCCATCTTAGAAGTAGAGGGTGGGGTTTGCAGTGGGGGTGATTTGTGAGCTGAGTCTTAGGGGACATCAGAGTGTCTGATGCTGGAATTAAAGCACAGAGCATGGTCTGTGAAGGGCTACAAGGCAGCATGGCATGAGAACCCACAGGGGTGGGTTCTCCAGAGGAAGTTGGGTGCCAAGAGCATCAGGAACTTGATGCTGGGGCTGGTTCTCTACCTTTTCTAGAAATCCTTTTTTGATTTCTGCATTTACCCAGTTTAATACTCACTACACTAATTGAATGCTCACAAGAGAATTTTAAAGGCAGTTCTTTCAATTATTGAGTTAAGAAATATTCACTGAGTGCTTACTGTGAGCTAGACATCTTGCCATGCATTTTTGTATAAAACTTCTCCAGCTTGTGTGCTGAATGTTGCTGTTCAAATTCACACTTAAGAGTAAAGCACTAGAAACTTGCCATGATGCTCTGATGTGGCGCAATCACAGTTATGTGTCCATAAACTTGTACCAATATAAGGCACAAAGTCAGGGTGGTTCCTTAGACACTACTTTGAGATTAGAAGTAGCACTCGAGCCTTTGGCTCGTCAGCCTGTGTTCTCTCTAACCACAATCAGAGACGTGTGTAATTAGGTAAGAAGGAACAGTTCCAAGGAGCTCAGGCTTTCTTTATGCTGCCCTGTGCTTCTTGTTAATTGAttgttttaataaagataaatttaaagcattccAGTATTTTCTCACCAAATTAGTGCATATTAACAGAAGTGGTGTTTGAAagatatattttaccacagttgcTGGGACTACTATTAAGTGTTGTTATATATCCTGATACTCATGCTGTTTTCTTTTACAGACAAATTGATGGTAAACCAGAGAGGCCTTCAGTAACATATGCAACGTACCGAGGCCCCAGacaaattaggaaatatttaaagcaaCAAACTGCATTGATAAGTGTGAATGCCTTggacagagaaaatgaaagttcTGACTCgagtacacacatacacactggcCCTGGAAGTGAGATTGAGGCCGGGCTGGTGCCATCATTGTCATCAGCTTGCACAGACTCATCTACAAAAGGATATTTGCTTGGAGGCCCATTGGAAGACTCTGATTGTAGCAAAATAAGTCTCAGCAGAGAAGGCCATCTGACAAACAATCCGGAAGTACAGTATACTGCTTCTTCTGAGgctcatttaaatataaatggtcctGGGGGCCCTGAGAGAAATAGATCATCCCCTTCTTCTGTGACTAACTCCAGCTATGCTGTTGAAGAATCTGACTCACAACACCATTTAAGTTGTGCACCAGTTTCTCAGACTGACAAAAATTTGGTGTACTCAGCATTGTTGACAGGAAGTAACAGCAAAGTCCCTTGCAGTCCAGATTTTCAAAGGCTAACTACAGTggaaaatgagataaaagaaaacagCTCTGTGTTGAGTAATAGGACATTGGTGCAGAGAGAAGAGCATGTTAAGCCTCAGAGCCCTGCTATTTCTGACTTCTCTTCTAGTAAATCTGATGGGAGTGACACTGCTGAACAAGAAAGTACAAATTTGCCAAGTCCAAATAAATCAATTAGGCATGAAGATCTGCAGTTGCCAGAAAGTGAGTGTTCTGACAAGCAGACTGTAGATAACTCATCGAAGCAGTCTGCCAATCACACTGGTGCCACTGCTTTCCAGAGACATGCTCTGACAGACATAGAACTTGTAAATGAAGGAAAGAGGTTGTCTGCTCAAGACTCACAGAAAAATTTGGCTGTTACAGAACTCAGGCAAGAAACAGAAAGTGCCTCGGCTGGTAAACCTATAACTTCAAGTCATGTAAAAGCTCCAGAAGATAGAATTGAGACATCACCCAAAGATACTGACCAATTGTTTGAAACAGAAGCCAAAAATCTTGATTTTAGGCCACATGACAAAACTACTCACATTATTAGAAAAAATCAAAGGGACCCAGCCTCTATAAAAGATATCTGTGAATCAACAGTTGTAGTAAGCttagaaagtattaataaaatagcacCTATATTGAATTTTGAACTTAATAGAAATCACATTTCCAAATCTCCTCTCGACTCTGAGAGTCCTCAACAAGCCAAAGTATCACCTGATGCTAAAACAGCTCTTACCCTTGACTGTAAAAAATCAAACTTCAATACTTCACCTCCTACCTTTGTTTCTGGAGTTGGGATGTTGAGCAAGTTAGATATTCCTGTTTTAACGAATGAAGGTTCCTCTGTGCTCATTGAAACTGGGAATGTCATTGGCATTTCCTGTCAGCCTACTGAGcatcaagaagaaaatgtgaCAAATCCTGTGGAGGCTGCAGATAGGAAGAGTCCTCCTCCACCTCACTGTGAGCATGCGCCTGCAGTTCTTGATTCCAAAGAAGTTCTTGATAGTGAAAAATGCCAAATTCCTCTAGGTCTTGAAGCCAGTGGCACTTACTTAACTGGGATGGACCAACTGAACTTTGAGTCTGGAAGCCTCACTAAGGAGCACAGTTCCATTTCATCTCAAGAACCTAACAAAGCAGAATTAATGCCTTCAAACACTAATGCAAGTAAGAACATGATAGAGAAGTCTGATTCTCTGTCCTTGGAAACCAAAACTGATAACATTGCTAAAATTTTATCAAACACTGAAGTTGATGGTCAGAAGAGTGTTCCTGTTGAATTTCAGTCTGGAAGAGGAAAAACGATACCCTTGTCCAAGATATCTGTTTCCCAAACAGAGCCCAGAGACATTTCTCAggataaaattttttcttctccatttgaAATTACAGAAAAGCCTGTTTTATCAGAATTAACTTCTCTAGAGGTTGAACAGTACAAAAGTTTTCAGCCAATGGATGATAAGGGGATTAAAGAGAAATATTCAGCTTCTAGCCTTAAAGAGAATTACCAAGCTGAAGTTCTTCCACTTGCCTCCAAATATCACGGTACCCAAGAAACAGAAGTAGACACCTTAacctctcctcctgctcctcttaAAAGTATTATATCTGGGATTTTACCACCTGTTCAGGATGAGAAAGTCATTAGGCAGATAGCACAGAATTGTGATGTCAACACTTGTATGATTCGTCAATCTTTGGATAATTGTGGGACTAAGGAGATTTCTGGTCTCTCAGAAATGGCAGAACCAAGCTTAACTAATATTTCCCCAAAATTCCAAGAAACTGACAGCATAAACGTAAATTCACCTTTTCTAGGTTCTGATATCAGTTTGGAAAAAGATGTTTTTGCATCTGAAGATTCAAACTTTCATAATGTACCTTCTGTGCTGAGATCAGAAAAGAAAGCCTCatcacacagaaagaaagaaaacactgattTTCTATGTAGTGCTACTGATAGTGTGTCTTCTTCCTCTAGTCACTCTGAAGAAGTTAGCATGACTATAAATTCACATAAACCCCAAAATAATCTTGATTCTGTAAGAGTCACCAAAGATCTCATATGTGAAGGTACCTCTTCAACTAACCTGCTGTATCCTAATAGCTCCTATTTGGAATTTGAAACACCTATGTCAGTAGGGGCAGAAGTGACCCCATTTCAGGAACATTTTGGGATTCATACTGGGAAGGTATCTCTTGATTTCCCAACCGCTGCCCAATTTGACAATCCCACGGAAGCAGAGACTGGAGCAGTTGCTGGGGCTCCAACGTCAGTTAACAGCTCAAGCCAGCCGTGTTCTGAAGCATCTGCTGAACACATAGAAGCTAGGAGAACAGCACATGACCAACTTTTGGACCTCAAAAGTGGTTTACTCAAAAAGGCTGATACGTTGACTGAGGAGATTTTTAATTCtgtcagagaagaactaaaatCCAAACACACAGTTGGTGCCTGCCAGGAGCTAATAGCCATAGACGGTATAATGAATCCAGGTACCCCAAAAGAAGACATCCCTGAGAAAAACCCATCAGAAGTGATGCTAACAGGAATTCAACTGACAGAGGGTTTGGAAGACCAGGGCATGGAAAACGTGTCAGAAGTCAAAGGAGAGAAGGCCTGTGTTTCACCTACAGCTGGTGAGAGGAGTCTCCTTTTTGATTCTGATAGAACAAATGTATCTTGTGTGTTAGAAGATCAAGCTAGGGAGTTAGTCAATGAGATTATTTATTCAGCCCAAGAAAATATGACAGATGATGCTTTTGAAGATACCTGGGATTCTGAACTTCAGGCTAATACTTCAAAAATTCTGAACAGTGATAGTATTAAGCCACATGATGTAGTTAGGGAGTTCTTGGTATCAGAACAGGCAGTTAATCAAAACACACATgaaattagtgaaaataaaatattaagtagatTCTTCTCTGTAAGTAACCTAGTTAGTGGCACAGAGTCaattaaaggaagagaaattgtTCTCTACCAAAAATCCCCATTTTCTGGGAATGGAGCTGGACAGTCTGACAGTATAAATTTGCAAGAATCAGAAACTATTTTACTAGCTAACGACATGCCACATAAAGGGTTAGATGATAgggaaaaaacacatttattttgcaGTGAGGACTGTAAGGAAACAACAGAAGTACAGTGTGTGGATAATCACAAAACTGGAACAGAGGGTACAAGAACTCTTGTATTAAATTTCAAATGGCCTCCGTGTGCGAATGATGACATCCATGCCCCTGGTACGTCCAAAAGCAGTTTGTCTGATAGTCTTGTATGTATGTCTGAAAAAAGCTTGCCGGGACATAGTAAAAACACACCTCTTGCAGTGTCAGAAATAGGGAAAATACACAAAAAGGATAATGAAGCAAATATAGGAAAAGTCGAGCTTATACCTTCCATGttagaaatgggaaaaacaaacaaaaaggatgCTGAATTGAACATTATGAAATACGAGGCAGTCCCTCCAGTGTTAGAAATGGGAAGAATGCATAAAACAAATGTGGAACTAAATATCACAAAAACTGAGCCAAGAGCTGACATTTCTAATATGGGAGAAATACACCAAGTGGATGCTGAGAGGCATATTGAAAAAACTGAGGGATTACCTGTTACCTTAGGAATGGAAAAAGCTCATAATATGAGGGCTACTGAAGGGGATATTGGCAAAACTGAGTTGATGCCTGTTATGTCAGAAGCTAAAAATATCTACCAAAAGGATGCTGAAGGGGATATCGCAAAGATGGAGATGACACCCGGTAcagtagaaatagaaagtatttgCCAAAAGCACTCTGAAGGGGATGTTGGAAAGACTGGGGTGACATCTGTGTCAGAAGCAGaaaatttctaccaaaaagaTGATGAGGGGATGACTGTAAAAGCTGAAGTGCCACCTCTTACATTAGAGGTGGAAGATACTTACCAAAATGATGCTGAAGGGAATATTGTGAAGGCTGAAGTGACACCTGTGAGGttagagatggaaaatattaaCCCAAAGGATGCTGAAAGAGATAGCAGCAGAACTGAGGCGATGCCTATCATGTTACAAGTAGggaacattttccaaaaaaatgcCAAAGGGAATGCTGGAAAGACTGAGAGGCCTGCATTGGAAATGGAAACTACTTACCAGAAGGATGCTGAGGAGGTCGTTAGGAACACTGAAATGGCACCATGTGTGGTAGAAGTGAATGAATCACACAAGAAGGCAGCACCTGCCTCcttagaaatggaaaaagcaCGCAAGAGGAATGCTAAAGAGACTATTGGAACGAGCGTGTCCATGCCCTCcatgataaaaatggaaagaacatcCCCAGAAGATTCTGGTGGGGATATTGAGAGACACAGAGTGTTGCCCACAGTGGTAGTTGTCGAGAAAACACATGGAACAGGACTGGAATTGACCGTTACACAAGCGGAGGCCATACCTCCCGTGTTTGAAACTGAAAAGGCCCCCCAAGAGTATGCTGAAGGGGGTGTTGAAGAAATGAAGGGAGAACCCACTGAAATAAAGGAAGGCATGATAGCGCATGACAGCAGACTTGCTTCACATTTCAGGGGATATGAGCCACCTACGTTAAGTAAGGATTATGAGGGCTATCCAGCCTTAGCCATGCCAGATTTCCTACCTGAAGATACCGTAGTAAGGTTAGACCAAAGAATGTCTGTTACTGCTGTGTATGACAAAAGGAGAGATCTAGATTACAACGATGAAAAAGGAGAATACGATTTAGCTTTTGTTTCTCAGGATGAACAAGAACATTCTTCCTTTACTATATTATATGAAGAGCCCCTTCAAGACGAGGAGGACAAGTATGCATCTGCAGAAGTAAGAAGATCACGGTCTGTCTTGTTTCCTGATATGTCCCCTGACAGCATGCCCGTGCTGGCGTGTGAAAGGTCAGAGAGCAGAACTGACCTTGTCCATCACTTTGAGAAAGATACTAAATTAGGTGAGACATTTGATAGTGATAGTTCAGAAATGTTCTTATCAGTGGAGGCCAAAAGGTACAAAATTTACCCTTTAGCTTTGTCTCCCATTTATGAGGATGACAGCTCACAGGAGGACATTCTCTCCAGTGAGGTCTCACCGGGTCACCATGGCTCCATGAAATCAAGAGAGAGTGAAAACCAGCCCTCTTCTGTGTTATCGCTTCTCCAGTCGGTGTCGGAGCGTTTGAAGATGAATTTTGATGGAAATGACAGACAGGCaactgaggaggaagaggaggaggaggaggaagcagcatTGTATAGAGGAGGCCTGAGAGCTCAAAGGAGGGAGCATGTCACCTTCCAGTTTCTAGATCCTTCCATCCCATTTTACCCTGAGGATGACCAGGAAAGCTCTGAAATTTCTAAGAATTCCTATGTCATGTCAAATGAACCTACTACCTCTAATCTGCAAATTGGTCTGTGGCCAGAAAAGCCCTCATTTGTCCAAAAATCTGACCTTACTTCTAAGCTACATTCTTCTTTAAAGAGTGCTTATCATCAGTATTTACAGACTTCCAAAACTCATTCCTCAGAAAAAGGAGCCAGACTTGGTGGGATTTTTCAGGAACCAGTGTCAAAGTATTTCCGTGTTCAAGACAACTCAGGCAGATTGAGCCCGTTCATAGAGGTAAGTTATTTACTAACTAGCGAAGCAAAGCTTTGGGTCATGAAGTTATCTAAATTAAGCTTATTAAGAAAATCAGTGTTTCGAGGTtgtgtggtttgttttttaaaaatacctgatATATTCTTTGGTAAATATCAGATTTATTCAGGTTTATTCTTTGGTATCATAACTCATGTATTTTAGTGGACTGCGACATTGGGAAAACAAAATTGGTCagaatttaaaaagcatgatAGCGAAGCAAGTTACTTTGCAGTCCTTCACTAATATTTTTCAAGCTAAATTAAGTTACAACATTCTGAATTTCTCGAGGTACTGACTGTGGGAAAATTGTCAATGTCCAAGTAGCTTATGTGTCTCATGAAAGTATTTCTCTTTGACAGCAGCCTCTTACTATAGTTGCTGATATTTCTGCTCATACAAAGCAGGGCAGTGAGCAGcctaatttgaatttaaaaagtggaaaatgttACAACTTGGAAATGTTTCAAAATtcagttacatttttttcttgatttggaAATTTAATTGTTTAATGTAGATATGTATTGAACGTGAGACTTTCCTTTCTAGCATTCCCAAGATCATGGTACTTTCTGGAGAATTCTCAAGGCCTCTGCATCTTTACCTTGAACAGCCTTAGTAGCAGATAATAATGCTTGAATACCAATCAGTACCTTGCAAAGAAAagtcatttgaaaagaaatgatggGATTTGCAGAAATGTTTCTTTCATGGTTCCCCATTGCCTACCAAATTCAGTGGAATGTCTTCATTCCCTGTTATGAGGACCCCAAGTTCTTGTCTCCCCAAGGTGTAGTTACATACTCTGTGTTTCCTACCACTGTATTTTTTCTCAAGATGGTTCTCTTcctggaatttctttctttctcaattttcccAACTCCAACCTACCACATTTTTTCACTCACTGAAATCCTATTTTTCAAGACCCTCTCAATAACACTTCCTAAGAATAGCTTCTTCTGAAGCTCCTTGTCCCATCACCTACCTCACCTACAGGCACGTGTCATTTCCGTAACCTGACATTTCCATAGTATTTTACCTGTGGGTCCCTCACTTAGAAGAGTTATGCGAGTCATGGTCATTTATTTCCCCCTTCTAAGCTATGTGCTTTTTGAAGGCAGAgatgatattatttttctgtatatttgcatttatattcctTGTATCTAGA is a window of Microcebus murinus isolate Inina chromosome 1, M.murinus_Inina_mat1.0, whole genome shotgun sequence DNA encoding:
- the CRYBG3 gene encoding very large A-kinase anchor protein — its product is MSGGRRRGSAPWHSFSRFFAPRSPSRDKEEEEEDKLGTSQPSAPGRGAASVENEPMSTSQKKENALSSEAVKIPQSEDKRNHAEKPITLPTQGDLKKPNDLSGSTSETKIGESDRQPKESFFHFLGNLFNISGKSSLGEAKHSSLKDDHDKTEKDLQNPSDHHEESVKRERELISGSLGTQALPTEEQESTPAELSDAFSLDTTQDSEQETSDELKQIDGKPERPSVTYATYRGPRQIRKYLKQQTALISVNALDRENESSDSSTHIHTGPGSEIEAGLVPSLSSACTDSSTKGYLLGGPLEDSDCSKISLSREGHLTNNPEVQYTASSEAHLNINGPGGPERNRSSPSSVTNSSYAVEESDSQHHLSCAPVSQTDKNLVYSALLTGSNSKVPCSPDFQRLTTVENEIKENSSVLSNRTLVQREEHVKPQSPAISDFSSSKSDGSDTAEQESTNLPSPNKSIRHEDLQLPESECSDKQTVDNSSKQSANHTGATAFQRHALTDIELVNEGKRLSAQDSQKNLAVTELRQETESASAGKPITSSHVKAPEDRIETSPKDTDQLFETEAKNLDFRPHDKTTHIIRKNQRDPASIKDICESTVVVSLESINKIAPILNFELNRNHISKSPLDSESPQQAKVSPDAKTALTLDCKKSNFNTSPPTFVSGVGMLSKLDIPVLTNEGSSVLIETGNVIGISCQPTEHQEENVTNPVEAADRKSPPPPHCEHAPAVLDSKEVLDSEKCQIPLGLEASGTYLTGMDQLNFESGSLTKEHSSISSQEPNKAELMPSNTNASKNMIEKSDSLSLETKTDNIAKILSNTEVDGQKSVPVEFQSGRGKTIPLSKISVSQTEPRDISQDKIFSSPFEITEKPVLSELTSLEVEQYKSFQPMDDKGIKEKYSASSLKENYQAEVLPLASKYHGTQETEVDTLTSPPAPLKSIISGILPPVQDEKVIRQIAQNCDVNTCMIRQSLDNCGTKEISGLSEMAEPSLTNISPKFQETDSINVNSPFLGSDISLEKDVFASEDSNFHNVPSVLRSEKKASSHRKKENTDFLCSATDSVSSSSSHSEEVSMTINSHKPQNNLDSVRVTKDLICEGTSSTNLLYPNSSYLEFETPMSVGAEVTPFQEHFGIHTGKVSLDFPTAAQFDNPTEAETGAVAGAPTSVNSSSQPCSEASAEHIEARRTAHDQLLDLKSGLLKKADTLTEEIFNSVREELKSKHTVGACQELIAIDGIMNPGTPKEDIPEKNPSEVMLTGIQLTEGLEDQGMENVSEVKGEKACVSPTAGERSLLFDSDRTNVSCVLEDQARELVNEIIYSAQENMTDDAFEDTWDSELQANTSKILNSDSIKPHDVVREFLVSEQAVNQNTHEISENKILSRFFSVSNLVSGTESIKGREIVLYQKSPFSGNGAGQSDSINLQESETILLANDMPHKGLDDREKTHLFCSEDCKETTEVQCVDNHKTGTEGTRTLVLNFKWPPCANDDIHAPGTSKSSLSDSLVCMSEKSLPGHSKNTPLAVSEIGKIHKKDNEANIGKVELIPSMLEMGKTNKKDAELNIMKYEAVPPVLEMGRMHKTNVELNITKTEPRADISNMGEIHQVDAERHIEKTEGLPVTLGMEKAHNMRATEGDIGKTELMPVMSEAKNIYQKDAEGDIAKMEMTPGTVEIESICQKHSEGDVGKTGVTSVSEAENFYQKDDEGMTVKAEVPPLTLEVEDTYQNDAEGNIVKAEVTPVRLEMENINPKDAERDSSRTEAMPIMLQVGNIFQKNAKGNAGKTERPALEMETTYQKDAEEVVRNTEMAPCVVEVNESHKKAAPASLEMEKARKRNAKETIGTSVSMPSMIKMERTSPEDSGGDIERHRVLPTVVVVEKTHGTGLELTVTQAEAIPPVFETEKAPQEYAEGGVEEMKGEPTEIKEGMIAHDSRLASHFRGYEPPTLSKDYEGYPALAMPDFLPEDTVVRLDQRMSVTAVYDKRRDLDYNDEKGEYDLAFVSQDEQEHSSFTILYEEPLQDEEDKYASAEVRRSRSVLFPDMSPDSMPVLACERSESRTDLVHHFEKDTKLGETFDSDSSEMFLSVEAKRYKIYPLALSPIYEDDSSQEDILSSEVSPGHHGSMKSRESENQPSSVLSLLQSVSERLKMNFDGNDRQATEEEEEEEEEAALYRGGLRAQRREHVTFQFLDPSIPFYPEDDQESSEISKNSYVMSNEPTTSNLQIGLWPEKPSFVQKSDLTSKLHSSLKSAYHQYLQTSKTHSSEKGARLGGIFQEPVSKYFRVQDNSGRLSPFIENVDKQTLRCNPRPGKMVIYDLHRSKYKQEVYCNIPDATSWSFPNGVLVKVVRGCWILYEKPHFQGQKCVLEEGEKVLNRDWILQNRRHPQRDFVLGSIKRVLKDCSIPEIELCPQSDPACSPIYIQRAIPNLEELNIPKSVSFTVKSGVWLAYPDINFKGQATVLEEDHGLFEISAAEMKSLHPLQMGGLKVEMPMNLKVIIYEKPHFHGQAKEFSEHIASVPNFLKNNEDFHGIGSIRVIGGVWVAYEKEHFKGQQFLLEEGDFEDNNACGALSGPILSFRYLQANFIESSITLFESDLESGKFIDITNQEISDLEEIGFGSEIRSIHVKSGVWVAYQQKFFCGEQYILEKGKYKCFLDWGGSDNIIMSIRPIQLEPLGINEPPHLLKAFSKPGFQGECIDFTKEISNLTSFTPCSFKVLRGCWLLYYQEGIFYNQCVLEEGLYSDLTSCGCPTSRVKSLKPIDYVFEEPSISLFALEHCEGRELHLEEAVNSVLNKDLHFYTQSVWVKSGLWIAYEGSNFLGRQILLEPDEIPNWTAFSGWKTIGSLRPMKQPAVYIRIKNRAQDEYLTVTGNLADTRATSVCISPYSGKNTQIWHYCRGLFKSKASDTCLDVIGGRDTPGAKVALWTEHGQFRQKWKLNKNGTISSYLSDQLVLDIKGGNYCDKTHVIVNQPLEGEETQKWDIEIL